Part of the Virgibacillus natechei genome is shown below.
AAGAGGAAGATCGTCCATATCCTCCAACTGCTCAACTGGCAACTCAAGAAGCAGATGTTACAGCGAATAACTTGAAAGCACTGCTTACAAACCGCCCATTAGAAGAGTTCGTATTCAAAAGTAAAGGTACGGTAGCATCGCTAGGTATAACGGACGGAATCGGAAGTGTTTTCGATGATAAAAAACTTCGAGGAAAGCTAGCAGCTGCAATGAAAAAAGTAGTTGATAATCGTACCTTATTCCTTGTTGGTGGTATGAAATTAGTTCTCAAAAAAGGAAAAGTTCGTCCATTCTAATTGGCTCACAAACTTATAATAATTCAATTTAGTTAGCTATAACTTGAGGGGGTAGTTTTTCAATGAGAAAAGGACTGTGTGGAATTGTACTTGTCCTCGCTGCGTTAGTAGGTTACAGACTAGCGAGTGATTACTTAGAGGATACAAGGGATTATAGATAAGGAAAGAACGACCATTTAGCAATTATGCTAAATGGTCGTTTTCTAAAAGAGATAAAAGTGCGATAAGTCACAGACAAAGCGTACGATTTAAGGTATTATAGAAAGTGGGAGGGGAGTCAAATGAGTACTGGATTAATCATATTATTTGTTATTTTATTTATTCTTGCAGTAGGCGGGACTTTCTATGCATTTAAACAAGAAGAGAATAAAATGAAACATTATGAGGAAGTAGAAGAAACGCGAGAAGAAGAATTGAAGCGCTCACTTGATTATGAACAAACATCCTTAAAGTCAAACGTGCCTATTCAAATTTGGATTTATACAATTACGACACTTGTAACACTAATTGCATTTGCATTCTATATATTTTAAATCAAAAAAAACACCTATAAAAGCGCCAAGCCAAGTCCTTAGAGTAGACAGCAATATTACATGTATGAAGAGCCAGGATAAATCCTGGTTATTTTTTTGTCTTCTTCTAATACTAAGACGAGGAGGTGTCATACATGAAGTTTATTATTTTAATCCTTCTCATGTTACTTATTCCATTAAATGATACGATGGCAAATGACAAGATGGCTGAAGACCACACGTTAACGTTGAATGAAGAGGAGATAAAACAATATGCATACCCTTTTATCGGTACGCCTTTTATAAATGAAGATAAACTTCATTATCTTATAGAAGATCTGAATGAAAAAGTATATAAAGATCCAATAAATGCAGAGTTTGATGAAATGGGGGAGATAATTCAGGAAAAATCAGGCATAGAACTGGATGAGAATAAATTTAATACATTATTTCGTACATCATTTTATGCAGGGGATGATATGGAGATTGAAGTGCCTAAGCAGCCTATTCAACCTAGGGTAGATAGTGAATTGTTGGCCGAAATCAGTGTACAGGAAATGGGCAGTTTTGTTACTACTTTCAAACAAAGTAATGTGGAACGCACCCATAATATTGGACTTGCATCGGAAGCAATTAACGATTATGTTGTGTTCCCAGGGGAGAGGTTTTCTTTTAACGAGGTGGTTGGTGAGCGAACAGAGGAACGAGGGTATATGCGTGCACCTGTCATTGTAAAGGGTGAATTGGCAGAGGATATTGGTGGGGGAATCTGTCAGGTTTCTTCGACCCTTTATAATGCGGTGGATTTAAAGGGGATTCAAATTGTGGAGAGGTATGCACATAGCAGGAGCGTTCCTTATGTACCACCAGGCCGCGATGCGACTGTAAGCTGGTGGGGGCCGGATTTTGTATTTGAGAACATGTATAACCAACCTATTTTAGTTCGTGCAAAAGCCGATGATGGAAAAATGATTGTCACCATTTATTCTTCTGATCGGGTCGAATATGCTTCAGATGAATAATTCTTATTTCTGTTTAGTACTGATCATACATGTGTCCCCATTTTTGCATTGGTTTACGGGGACCAATTTTCTATTGTTAGCGATTTTTCTGTAAATAA
Proteins encoded:
- a CDS encoding VanW family protein; protein product: MKFIILILLMLLIPLNDTMANDKMAEDHTLTLNEEEIKQYAYPFIGTPFINEDKLHYLIEDLNEKVYKDPINAEFDEMGEIIQEKSGIELDENKFNTLFRTSFYAGDDMEIEVPKQPIQPRVDSELLAEISVQEMGSFVTTFKQSNVERTHNIGLASEAINDYVVFPGERFSFNEVVGERTEERGYMRAPVIVKGELAEDIGGGICQVSSTLYNAVDLKGIQIVERYAHSRSVPYVPPGRDATVSWWGPDFVFENMYNQPILVRAKADDGKMIVTIYSSDRVEYASDE